The window TACAATCGCCGGATTTCATCACATATCTTGGCTCTGGTCAAAGTGACCTTCGAATTGATATACGACAAGGAAATCATCTAAAGGAAAATACTAATAAAATAGAATCAATGATTCGTGATGATCGAGACATTCAAGCATCAGCCATATATGAAACAACTTCTCTTCAGGCAAAATCAAAGGAGAATTCATTAGAAACACTCTATTTAGAAGCAGGTAATCTCTCAGCATTTCCTCTCACCTATTTACAAGGGAGACAGCCTTTAAAGAAGAAAGAAATTGCCTTATCAGTGCTCAGCTCAGATTCACTCCAAAAAAAGGTTGGAGAAAAAATTACTCTCGTAACAAACGGGCAGGAAATTCAAAAAACTGTGACTGGCATTTATCAGGATGTCACTAACGGCGGGAAAACAGCAAAAGCAATATCACAGCCATTTCCTCAAACAGCTCTTTGGAAAACCATTCAAATCCAACTAAACCAAGGAGTAGAAATTGCGGAGAAAAAGACAGTATTTGAAAAAGAGATATCTCCTGCAAAAGTAACAGATATGAAAGAATACGTTCATCAAACAATCGGCAGCACAGCATCTTTAGTAAAAGTCGTTGCATTTTTGTCTACATTAGCTGCTTTTGGAACCGCCAGTTTGATGTTATTCATGTTTCTGCACATGTTAAAAGCAAAAGATTCAAGCCGAAACCATTTATTACGAACGATTGGATTTTCTAAAAAAGATGTAACAGTACAATATATCACAAGTTTTATCGTCGTTATCTCTTTGGGCACCTTTATTGGTACGATCGCTGCCCATACGATTGGACCAGCTTTGATGAGTGTAGGTGGAGCATCCTTAGGGGCATCAAGCCTGCAGTGGCTGGCACCACAATGGGTGTCAGTTGTGTACCCAATCACACTATTGATTGTCAGCTTAGCTTTAACTGCTTCGTTATTGAAGTCGTTATTTACTAGTCAAACTACACGTCATACACTTTCATAAGGAGATGTTTCACATGGAACACTTGATTGAAACAAAGCGATTGTCTTTGCAAATTGATTCTTTAAAAGGACAGAAACAAATCATTCTTAAAGATATTCATTTATCGATAAATCCTGGGGAATTTGTGACCATTATGGGACCTTCCGGATGCGGGAAAACCTCCTTGCTTTATCAGCTTAGCGGGATAGAATCAGCCTCAACAGGAGAGATCAAATATAAAGGCAGTTTATTATCAGAAATGACAGATAAACAGTTAACTGCTCTGCGTTTAACAGATATGGGATTTGTCTTTCAACACAGCCACTTACTAAAAAATCTTAATCTATTTGATAACATCATTGTTGCAGCTTACTTAACAAAGAAAAAGCCAAGAAAAGAAGTGAATGAGCGAGCTAGATATTTAATGGCGAAACTTGATATTGATCATTTAGCAGATAGATATTTGTCAGAAGTATCAGGAGGTCAGCTTCAAAGAGTCTCTATCTGTCGAGCGCTTATGAATGAACCAGACATTCTTTTTGCTGATGAACCAACAGGTGCTCTTAACTCCAATGCAACGAAGGAAGTGATGAATATATTTTCGAAAATCCATTCTGAAGGAGCGACACTACTGCTCGTCACACATGACCCAAAGGTTGCTCTTCGTTCTGAAAGAATCATGTTTATGAATGACGGAGAAATAACAGCCAGCTTACATTTAGGGAGATATGATGGCTCAACTGCCGAGAATCGAGAATTTAGATTAAATCAATGGCTGCAAAATTTAGGTTTTTAATTGGAGTAAAAACAGGCAGAAAGCTGCCTGTTCTATTTTTTCTGGCACTCAAACGAATAATCCATCGAAAAACGAGTTGTTTCTAATATGATTTTGCCGCCTACTTGTTGACAAGATTCTGTCAGCAACTCTATTTCTTTGCTATAAAAGTATCTCTTTGACATATACAGAGTCACTAAAACGAGTAACAGCGTCGTCATGATCACTGTGATTTGCCAGTTTAAGATTTGAAATCTTTTTTTCATATCAACGTCCTTTCTAATAGACTAGTGTTTGTGATTGGCATTTATTTTTGTCTGCTTCTATCAGTTTCTATTCCAAATTTGATCTAGCATCATCATAACTGATTTTCTTTAATAGATCGACCTTCCAACCGACCCGTCGTTTACCTAAAATCACTTTATTTGTAATATACCAGTGATATTTTCGAACATAATCATAAAACCCAATGTATATATCCCTTTTTTAGACGACTAAAAAAAGATTTTAATCATTTGTAAAAACATTCAATCACCATTACAATTTCGTACATCACATGACCTTAGGTCCTTTTTATTACCTCTTGGCAATCACCTCGCAGAAATGATTATATTCTTCCAAAAATTGTGATATCGTTTTTTAGTGAAACAGGTGAAAGGATCTTAAAGAGGTGAAATTTCATGGCTATCATTTCTGCTGAACAGGTGGGGAACCGTTTAAATGATTGGCGAATTGCGATTCGCAAGCATGATGTACACAGTGCTAACGCAATGTACACAGAATTAAAGCAATTACTTCAAGAAATGGAAGAGAATCAGGAGGTCTTGACTTATTATTCATTGCTAGAAGGCAAGTATAAACTCATGTTATATGAACGGAGAGGTAAAAAACTGAATGAACAGACAGAGCTAGATTGCCCCTCTAAAACAAACGATTTAATTGAATACTATTTTTACCTATACAAAGCCCTTTACGCTTCATATAACAGGGACTATGCATCAGCCATTGGACTGTTTAAAATTGCCGAGAAAAAACTGCAAAACATTCCGGATGAAATAGAAGTAGCAGAATTTCATACGAAAATCGCAAACTTATATATGCTACTTCGTCAAAGCCTAATTTCTCTTCACTATATTCAGAATGCTATAGATATTTTCAAAAGTCATGAAGGATATGAAAGAAGACTAGCGACAGCCTTTGTCATCGCCGCTGCTAATTATATGGACATTGGCGACTTCATAAGAGCAGAAAACTACTACAAAAAAGCAATACACATCGCTGACAGTCTAAATGATCATTTTCTAACTTCACAGCTTTTTCATAATATCAGTATTCTGTATGCCGAAGCTGGAGAATCGAAAAAATGTATCGATGCCCTAGAAAAGGCTCTAAGTGATGAAAACTACCTCTCATCGTGCTATTTCCATCACTCCATGTTTATGTTAATCAAAGAGCTGCTCTCTATTGATGAAAGAACACAAGCTCTCTATTACTTCGAATTGGTCAACCAAAAACATGAATCAGAGAAATGCCCCATCTATACAGCAAAAATGAATTTGCTTTACCATCTATATTTTACTGAAGATATGGCTCAAAAAGCTCAAGCCTGTTTCGATGAAATCAGCATTCTAAAAGAATTAAAGGATGCTGAAGGTGCCTGTGAATTAAGTGCTCTAGCTGCAAAACACTTTGAGGAATTGGGTGACATTCATCAAGCCTATCTCTTTTTAAAGGAAGCCTATCACGGGAACCATCCTATACTTGACTGGAGGAATTCTAATGAAAAAAATGAGTTTATTGATCATCGCTTTAACCATCGTTGTTTTCGGACAAACAGCGTCTTTCAATTCGTTAAATGAGACGAATGCTGGTACAACAGAACGACCTATCGGAACTTAATATAAAAATTAGTCATAGCAAAGAACCACTTGCCTGATCACAAGGCAAGTGGTCCCACCATTATTTTAATTGCTGATAAGATATGAGGCGGTGTATATGTACCGCAAGATAAGTAAGCTCATCATTAGGAATGACGATACTATGCACCTGTTTAATATAATCTTTGATTTTAAAAGCAACATCCATCGCTTGAGGATACAAGTGTGCAATTTGTTCAAACAACTCATTTTCTTGATCTGAGAGTAATTTATTTGCATAAAATCTTTCTACAAAGAACTTCACATGTGTAATGAACCGACTGTAATGAATATTCTCTTGGTCCATCTTCATATTCAATGTATAGCGCACAAGATTGACAATACTCCCGATCATTTTGGCATATTTCATGCCATCTTTCGAATCAGATTCTTCACCTAATGCATTAATTAAGTGAAAGGCGATATTGGCGGCTTCTTCTTTTGGTAATTGTATGCCCAATGTATCATTGACTAACTCAAGTGCGTACTTCCCTACTTCAAATTCTTCAGTATAGTAATTTTTGATTTCCCAGTACACGCGATTCGTAATATTAATATTCTTTTTATGTCGTTCGACAGCAAAATTCAAATGATCCATTAAGGTAAAATAAACACCTGAATTTAGATTTGAATTTAACCGTTTTTCTGCATATTGGACGATGTGCTGAGTTAAATCGATAAACTCTTGAGGCATTGAATCTAACAGTTGAAGAAATTCTTTTGCTCTCATGTTATCGACTGACATAAAGACTTGGTCCGCTTTTTTCTCTTCTATCATTTGACCCGGTTTCTGTCCATAGCCAATCCCTCGGCCAAACAAAACCATCTCCTGTTGGTTCTGATCTTCAGCCAGGACCACACTCGAGTTTAAAACTTTTTTGATTTTAAACATCGTCATCACCTGTTTTCATGATTGTGGTGTTCAATCAAGCGATTCACCATTTGTCTCAATGACTTTTTGGTACCAATAAAATGAGTCTTTTCGAGATCGTTTTAAGGTTCCGTTGCCATCATCATCTTGATCTACGTGAATGAAGCCATAGCGTTTTGACATTTGTGATGTACCTGCACTAATAATATCAATTGAGCCCCAGCTCGTATATCCAAAGAGATCGACGCCTTCTTCAATCGCTTCTCTCATCTGACGGAAATGCTCTTTAAAATAGTTAATACGATAGTCGTCATGGATAGAGCCATCACTTTCAACTACATCCTTTGCACCCATTCCGTTCTCGACAATGATAAGAGGTTTTTGATAGCGATCATACAATTCGATTAAAGAAATTTTCAGACCAACCGGATCAATTTGCCAGCCCCAGTCAGTTGAAGGAAGATAAGGGTTTTTGACTCCACGAATCGTATTCCCTTCTGTCTGTTCTAATCCTTCTTGGGCTGATTCAGTTAAAGACATATAGTAGCTAAATGAGATAAAATCTACTGTGTTTTCTTTTAGAATGGTTAGATCATCTGCTTCCATATGAATATGAATATTTTTTCTCTCAAGCATACGTGTAATCAGTGGCGGATATTCGCCAAACACCTGAACATCTGCATAGAAGTAGTTTTCTAAGTTTTGTTTCAAGGCTTGTTCCACATCATTCGGATGACATGTATGCGGATACGTTGTCAATTTTGTCAGCATACACCCAACCTCGCTGCCTGGGATAATACGATGGCAATCTGCTGTTACAAGAGCAGATGCGACAAATTGATGATGAAGCGCTTGATACACCGTCTCTTCTACTTTTCCTTCTGGGCAACGATCAGGAATAATTCCTGCAGTAATGAATGAGTGGCGGTGTATACTATCAATTTCATTAAAAGTGAGCCAATATTTCACATCATGTTGATAACGTTCGAAACAAACATTGGCGAACTTCACAAAGAGATCGACCACTTTTCTTTCAACCCAGCCGTTATATTTCACACTAAGGGCTAAAGGCATTTCATAATGAGAGAGTGTCACAATCGGTTCTATGTTGAGTTTTTTCATTTCGGCAAATACACGATCATAAAATTGCAGCCCTTTTTCATTCGGTTCAGCTTCTTCTCCAGTAGGAAAGATCCGGCTCCATGCAATAGAAATGCGAAGTGTTTTAAAGCCCATTTCAGCAAATAGAGCCAAATCCTCTTTATAGTGATGATAGAAATCAACACCTCTGCGTTTTGGGTAC is drawn from Bacillus pumilus and contains these coding sequences:
- a CDS encoding ABC transporter ATP-binding protein — encoded protein: MEHLIETKRLSLQIDSLKGQKQIILKDIHLSINPGEFVTIMGPSGCGKTSLLYQLSGIESASTGEIKYKGSLLSEMTDKQLTALRLTDMGFVFQHSHLLKNLNLFDNIIVAAYLTKKKPRKEVNERARYLMAKLDIDHLADRYLSEVSGGQLQRVSICRALMNEPDILFADEPTGALNSNATKEVMNIFSKIHSEGATLLLVTHDPKVALRSERIMFMNDGEITASLHLGRYDGSTAENREFRLNQWLQNLGF
- a CDS encoding Rap family tetratricopeptide repeat protein, with the protein product MAIISAEQVGNRLNDWRIAIRKHDVHSANAMYTELKQLLQEMEENQEVLTYYSLLEGKYKLMLYERRGKKLNEQTELDCPSKTNDLIEYYFYLYKALYASYNRDYASAIGLFKIAEKKLQNIPDEIEVAEFHTKIANLYMLLRQSLISLHYIQNAIDIFKSHEGYERRLATAFVIAAANYMDIGDFIRAENYYKKAIHIADSLNDHFLTSQLFHNISILYAEAGESKKCIDALEKALSDENYLSSCYFHHSMFMLIKELLSIDERTQALYYFELVNQKHESEKCPIYTAKMNLLYHLYFTEDMAQKAQACFDEISILKELKDAEGACELSALAAKHFEELGDIHQAYLFLKEAYHGNHPILDWRNSNEKNEFIDHRFNHRCFRTNSVFQFVK
- a CDS encoding PRD domain-containing protein, with amino-acid sequence MFKIKKVLNSSVVLAEDQNQQEMVLFGRGIGYGQKPGQMIEEKKADQVFMSVDNMRAKEFLQLLDSMPQEFIDLTQHIVQYAEKRLNSNLNSGVYFTLMDHLNFAVERHKKNINITNRVYWEIKNYYTEEFEVGKYALELVNDTLGIQLPKEEAANIAFHLINALGEESDSKDGMKYAKMIGSIVNLVRYTLNMKMDQENIHYSRFITHVKFFVERFYANKLLSDQENELFEQIAHLYPQAMDVAFKIKDYIKQVHSIVIPNDELTYLAVHIHRLISYQQLK
- a CDS encoding glycoside hydrolase family 1 protein, giving the protein MTTIKGFPKGFLWGGAIAANQAEGAWNIDGKGPSVADIAMYRSNLSVEDYEGHLAVTSENIDRAIKDPDDKKYPKRRGVDFYHHYKEDLALFAEMGFKTLRISIAWSRIFPTGEEAEPNEKGLQFYDRVFAEMKKLNIEPIVTLSHYEMPLALSVKYNGWVERKVVDLFVKFANVCFERYQHDVKYWLTFNEIDSIHRHSFITAGIIPDRCPEGKVEETVYQALHHQFVASALVTADCHRIIPGSEVGCMLTKLTTYPHTCHPNDVEQALKQNLENYFYADVQVFGEYPPLITRMLERKNIHIHMEADDLTILKENTVDFISFSYYMSLTESAQEGLEQTEGNTIRGVKNPYLPSTDWGWQIDPVGLKISLIELYDRYQKPLIIVENGMGAKDVVESDGSIHDDYRINYFKEHFRQMREAIEEGVDLFGYTSWGSIDIISAGTSQMSKRYGFIHVDQDDDGNGTLKRSRKDSFYWYQKVIETNGESLD